In Candidatus Brocadiaceae bacterium, one DNA window encodes the following:
- a CDS encoding transcription termination factor Rho — MPNGRRPRNSNGNGNNAGGGNAAGGNRAANTQVATETPASQFHIVDLQRMTVKQLLEASKEEGLENTSGLKKQDLIFQILKKRVSKSGAMYGEGVLEVLPDGGFGFLRSPDYSYMPSPDDIYVSPSQIRRFGLRTGNLVTGQIRPPKENKEHYFALLKVEAVNYQSPETVANLTVFEDLTPFHPTERLMLERDGKELDMRIVDLVTPIGKGQRGLIVAAPRTGKTILLQQIGNSIARNHPEVQLIILLIDERPEEVTDMQRTVPAAQVISSTFDEPASRHVQVAKMVIEMARRQVEYGKDVVILLDSITRLARAHNTEVPHSGKILSGGVEAGALQKPKKFFGSARKLEEGGSLTIIATALINTGSRMDEVIYEEFKGTGNMELHLDRALADRRIWPALDITRSGTRKEELLLDPEELRRIQLLHRMLNEMNPIDAIELMRNRLSKTQNNAEFLMSINVDGR, encoded by the coding sequence ATGCCGAACGGACGCCGACCGCGGAACAGCAACGGAAACGGCAACAACGCCGGCGGCGGCAACGCCGCCGGCGGGAATCGCGCGGCGAACACCCAGGTGGCCACCGAGACGCCCGCGAGCCAGTTCCACATCGTCGACCTGCAAAGGATGACGGTCAAGCAACTGCTTGAGGCATCCAAGGAAGAGGGCCTGGAGAACACGAGCGGGCTCAAAAAGCAGGACCTGATCTTCCAGATCCTGAAGAAGCGCGTCTCCAAGAGCGGCGCCATGTACGGCGAGGGCGTCCTGGAGGTGCTGCCCGACGGAGGCTTCGGGTTCCTGCGCTCGCCGGACTACAGCTACATGCCGAGCCCGGACGACATCTACGTCTCGCCCAGCCAGATCCGCCGCTTCGGCCTGCGCACGGGCAACCTGGTCACCGGCCAGATCCGGCCTCCGAAGGAGAACAAGGAGCACTACTTCGCCCTGCTGAAGGTCGAGGCCGTCAACTACCAGAGCCCCGAGACGGTCGCGAACCTGACCGTCTTCGAGGACCTGACCCCGTTCCACCCGACCGAGCGCCTGATGCTGGAGCGCGACGGCAAAGAACTCGACATGCGCATCGTCGATCTGGTCACCCCGATCGGCAAGGGCCAGCGCGGCCTGATCGTCGCCGCCCCGCGCACCGGCAAGACCATCCTGCTGCAGCAGATCGGCAACTCCATCGCCAGGAACCACCCCGAGGTGCAGTTGATCATCCTGCTGATCGACGAACGCCCCGAGGAAGTCACCGACATGCAGCGCACCGTGCCGGCCGCGCAGGTCATCAGCTCCACCTTCGACGAGCCCGCCAGCCGGCACGTGCAGGTCGCCAAGATGGTCATCGAGATGGCCCGCCGGCAGGTCGAATACGGCAAGGACGTCGTGATCCTGCTCGACAGCATCACGCGGCTGGCCCGGGCGCACAACACGGAGGTGCCCCACAGCGGGAAGATCCTCAGCGGCGGCGTCGAGGCCGGCGCGCTGCAGAAGCCGAAGAAGTTCTTCGGCAGCGCCCGCAAGCTCGAGGAAGGCGGCAGCCTGACCATCATCGCCACCGCCCTGATCAACACCGGCAGCCGCATGGACGAGGTCATCTACGAGGAGTTCAAGGGCACGGGCAACATGGAGCTGCACCTGGACCGCGCCCTGGCCGACCGGCGCATCTGGCCGGCCCTGGACATCACCCGCAGCGGCACCCGCAAGGAAGAACTCCTGCTGGACCCGGAGGAGCTGCGCCGCATCCAGCTCCTGCACCGGATGTTGAACGAGATGAACCCCATCGACGCCATCGAACTGATGCGCAACCGGCTCTCCAAGACCCAGAACAACGCCGAATTCCTGATGAGCATCAACGTGGACGGGCGCTGA
- a CDS encoding dephospho-CoA kinase, translating to MTPTGDKTRRAPVIGLVGGLAAGKSTVARLMRERGACVVDADRIGHEVLELPHVRTALTDAFGHGILGPDGRVDRGRLAAVAFGTPERVERLNGIVHPIIIQRISDLLREFSARPDVPLVALDAPLLMETQLHRDVCRALLYVEAPEDERRRRAAQNRGIAPEQFAVREQAQMPTDVKAAVADYTVINTGSIEELARQIDRIWPDLCRLSGGV from the coding sequence GTGACACCGACCGGAGACAAAACGCGCCGTGCGCCGGTCATCGGCCTCGTGGGCGGCCTGGCCGCCGGCAAGAGCACCGTGGCCCGCTTGATGCGCGAGCGCGGAGCGTGCGTGGTCGATGCGGATCGCATCGGACACGAGGTGCTGGAGCTTCCGCACGTCCGTACGGCCCTGACGGACGCATTCGGCCACGGGATACTCGGCCCGGACGGGCGTGTGGACCGCGGGCGGCTGGCCGCCGTCGCCTTCGGCACGCCCGAGAGGGTGGAACGTCTCAACGGAATCGTTCATCCCATCATCATCCAAAGGATCAGTGATCTGTTGAGGGAGTTCAGCGCCCGGCCGGACGTGCCGCTGGTGGCGCTGGACGCTCCGCTGCTGATGGAGACGCAACTGCACAGGGACGTCTGCCGCGCGCTGCTGTACGTCGAGGCGCCGGAGGACGAACGGCGCCGGCGCGCCGCGCAGAACCGGGGCATCGCGCCCGAGCAGTTCGCCGTGCGCGAACAGGCGCAGATGCCCACCGACGTCAAGGCCGCAGTGGCCGACTACACAGTCATCAATACAGGCTCAATCGAGGAGCTGGCCAGGCAGATCGATCGGATCTGGCCTGACCTGTGCCGACTTTCAGGAGGTGTTTGA